One Campylobacter concisus DNA segment encodes these proteins:
- the modB gene encoding molybdate ABC transporter permease subunit → MISELLSIDYEPFWLSLKLSFITTFILFFFCVALAYFMSQKKFFGKAFLESIISLPLVLPPSVLGFYLLIFLSPYSAFGKFIEELFGVRLVFNFTGLVVASCIYSLPFMFGPIYAGLNSLKKSLFEASYSLGKSKLTTIFRVILPSIRSNLLTAIVVSFAHTMGEFGVVLMIGGSVAGESKVASIAIFEAVEMLDYTKAHIYALLMLIISFFVLFIVYFLNSKKA, encoded by the coding sequence ATGATAAGCGAGCTACTATCTATCGACTACGAGCCATTTTGGCTATCTCTAAAACTCTCTTTTATCACGACATTTATCCTATTTTTCTTCTGCGTAGCGCTGGCATACTTTATGTCGCAAAAGAAATTCTTTGGCAAGGCATTTTTAGAGTCCATCATCTCGCTGCCTTTGGTGTTGCCACCAAGCGTTCTTGGCTTTTATCTGCTCATTTTTCTCTCGCCATACTCGGCCTTTGGTAAATTTATCGAAGAACTCTTTGGCGTGAGGCTTGTTTTTAACTTTACTGGCCTTGTTGTGGCAAGCTGTATCTACTCGCTGCCATTTATGTTTGGGCCCATTTATGCTGGGCTAAATAGCCTAAAAAAGAGCCTTTTTGAGGCGAGCTACAGCCTTGGTAAAAGCAAACTAACGACCATTTTTAGAGTGATACTGCCAAGTATCAGGTCAAATTTACTAACTGCAATCGTCGTTAGTTTTGCTCATACGATGGGCGAATTTGGTGTGGTTTTGATGATAGGTGGCAGCGTGGCTGGCGAGAGCAAGGTCGCTAGTATCGCGATATTTGAGGCGGTTGAGATGCTTGACTATACCAAGGCTCACATCTATGCACTTTTGATGCTAATAATTAGCTTTTTTGTTCTTTTTATCGTCTATTTCTTAAATTCAAAAAAAGCTTAA
- a CDS encoding redoxin family protein produces the protein MIKVPTSIYLRTLDGKEFDFSAFARSHDCVVFIYPKIGEDFELLSEQLQKTAGMKGCTKQAINYKKLLKEFNDLGFMVVAIGSQDIAAQKKFEEETATGVMFLNDSEFMLERALELPVFAASNGHKFYFRQTLIIKGGNIRRAYIVDEPENDAKNMLEKLQNKEY, from the coding sequence ATGATAAAAGTGCCTACAAGCATCTATCTAAGGACTTTAGACGGTAAAGAATTTGACTTTTCTGCCTTTGCAAGGAGCCATGACTGCGTAGTTTTTATCTATCCAAAGATAGGTGAGGATTTTGAACTTTTAAGCGAACAGCTGCAAAAAACTGCGGGCATGAAAGGCTGCACGAAGCAAGCGATAAACTACAAAAAACTTCTTAAAGAATTTAACGATCTTGGCTTTATGGTAGTAGCTATTGGCTCCCAAGATATCGCGGCTCAAAAGAAATTTGAAGAAGAGACTGCAACTGGCGTGATGTTTTTAAATGATAGCGAGTTTATGCTAGAGCGCGCGCTTGAGCTTCCGGTATTTGCAGCTTCAAATGGGCATAAATTTTACTTTCGTCAAACGCTTATCATAAAAGGTGGCAATATAAGGCGCGCATATATCGTTGATGAGCCTGAAAATGACGCTAAAAATATGCTAGAAAAATTGCAAAATAAAGAGTACTAG
- a CDS encoding class I SAM-dependent methyltransferase: MSQNSKIEKSYDELTYKSAAFAQSSPYKLEACATLLGINPPPCKNAKVLEIGCSFGGNLIPFAVNNENARVVGIDLSGEQIRRGKEIVKEIGLQNLELIHGDICEFKSDEKFDYIIAHGVFSWVPDFVKEAILRVVRENLSQNGVAFISYNTYPGWKVKDILRDLMLLAAKDKDSTEERLKAAKEALLVYKEVLLKRDNEEFEKFMPIKSLITWIDDILSKDDFYVVHEFLEDINDPFYFKDFCEKIDKFDLDYLCDIDMKDVFVPDFGNALVDDFKNVHFADRIQSEQFLDILNMKLFRQSLIVNKNAFEVIKAKQIGPSDINKLHVVGDFIKRDDGWYDRFHIMPQDISWLCEVFNKMFPASINLSQILEILPEDKLTVYNAFVRLITNSASAMIVKDELKDIEYRPGHSRLNPNLINYVKYFLKHKEETNIGFANRFCVSERLNLVDYYIFLLLDGKNNLEDIASKALKFIKENDVKIFEASGEEIKRSKVASNILNYVAGTIRIASMLYLLEEI, translated from the coding sequence ATGAGCCAAAATAGCAAGATCGAAAAATCTTATGATGAACTAACTTATAAATCAGCAGCATTTGCGCAAAGCTCGCCTTATAAACTAGAGGCTTGCGCTACGCTACTTGGTATCAATCCACCGCCTTGCAAAAATGCAAAAGTTTTGGAGATAGGGTGCAGTTTTGGTGGAAATTTAATCCCATTTGCCGTAAATAACGAGAACGCAAGAGTAGTTGGCATCGATCTTAGCGGCGAACAGATAAGGCGCGGAAAAGAGATCGTAAAAGAGATAGGACTGCAAAATTTAGAGCTAATTCACGGTGATATCTGTGAGTTTAAAAGTGATGAGAAATTTGACTATATCATCGCTCACGGCGTCTTTAGCTGGGTGCCTGACTTTGTAAAAGAGGCTATTTTAAGGGTCGTAAGAGAAAATTTAAGCCAAAACGGCGTGGCATTTATATCTTACAACACTTATCCAGGCTGGAAAGTAAAAGATATATTACGTGATCTTATGCTACTTGCCGCAAAAGATAAAGATAGCACTGAAGAGAGGCTAAAGGCTGCTAAAGAGGCACTTTTGGTTTATAAAGAGGTCTTGCTAAAAAGAGATAATGAAGAATTTGAAAAATTTATGCCTATTAAGTCACTTATCACTTGGATAGATGATATTCTTAGCAAAGATGATTTTTATGTAGTGCATGAGTTTTTGGAGGATATAAATGATCCATTTTACTTTAAAGATTTCTGCGAAAAAATAGATAAATTTGATTTAGATTACCTTTGTGATATTGATATGAAAGATGTATTTGTGCCTGATTTTGGAAATGCTCTTGTGGATGACTTTAAAAATGTGCATTTTGCAGATCGTATACAAAGTGAGCAGTTTTTGGATATTTTAAATATGAAGCTTTTTAGGCAAAGTCTAATCGTTAATAAAAATGCTTTTGAGGTCATTAAGGCAAAACAGATAGGACCAAGTGATATAAATAAACTTCACGTTGTGGGGGATTTTATAAAAAGAGATGACGGATGGTATGATAGATTTCATATCATGCCACAAGATATATCTTGGCTTTGTGAGGTTTTTAACAAGATGTTTCCAGCGAGCATAAACCTCTCTCAAATTTTAGAAATTTTACCAGAAGATAAGCTTACAGTTTATAACGCTTTTGTAAGGCTTATAACTAACTCAGCAAGCGCAATGATAGTAAAAGATGAGCTAAAAGATATAGAGTATAGGCCAGGGCATTCAAGGCTAAATCCAAATTTGATAAATTATGTTAAGTATTTTTTAAAACATAAAGAAGAGACAAATATTGGTTTTGCAAATAGATTTTGTGTATCTGAAAGATTAAATTTGGTTGATTACTATATATTTTTACTATTAGATGGTAAAAATAATTTAGAAGACATTGCGTCTAAGGCTTTAAAATTTATAAAAGAAAATGACGTAAAAATATTTGAAGCAAGCGGCGAAGAGATAAAGAGAAGCAAGGTTGCATCGAATATATTAAACTATGTGGCAGGCACTATAAGAATAGCTAGCATGCTCTATTTGCTTGAGGAAATTTAA
- a CDS encoding damage-inducible protein has protein sequence MKRTLSLIFCIFLAGCASKPSVKNLNLKSSLNYGGEELAKILEQDDAVAFSSNLREGVFIYISSAKVANYLGVVRAERHAKISVKELGKNDLLIKSINDLTQSFDASLERARELKCGTLVIRLKDKFQDLEAANKFLEQNESAFLKMSGEIRCK, from the coding sequence ATGAAAAGAACTTTATCTCTTATATTTTGTATATTTCTAGCAGGTTGTGCTAGCAAGCCAAGCGTGAAAAATCTAAATCTTAAAAGCAGCCTAAACTATGGTGGCGAAGAGCTTGCAAAGATACTTGAGCAAGATGATGCAGTGGCCTTTAGCAGCAACTTGCGTGAGGGCGTTTTCATCTACATAAGTAGTGCTAAAGTCGCAAACTATCTTGGCGTAGTAAGGGCTGAGAGACACGCTAAAATTAGCGTAAAAGAGCTAGGCAAAAACGATCTTTTGATAAAAAGCATAAATGATCTAACGCAAAGCTTTGATGCTAGTTTAGAGCGAGCTAGAGAGCTAAAATGTGGCACTTTAGTAATCAGGCTAAAAGATAAATTTCAAGATTTAGAAGCAGCAAATAAATTTTTAGAGCAAAACGAGAGCGCATTTTTAAAGATGAGTGGCGAGATAAGGTGCAAGTAG
- a CDS encoding 3'(2'),5'-bisphosphate nucleotidase CysQ family protein gives MSELLNLAIKAAISAGSEIMKIYSSNGKALKVCLKDDSSPLTSADLAANEVILKELSKSGIKICSEESILQDSDKDEFWLVDPLDGTKEFLARNGEFCVCIALIKEARPVLGVIFIPVSKELFYADENGAFKEILGANDEVVARHDLNEKTKNLNNFIFSSRRGEMKRATLIRDSLNLEQKCIGSAIKFCRLAELGGIYVRFSPSYLWDNAAGEAVVKFSGGKVLNASDRCEPSYKLTDLKSPFYVAFAKNALGLEDEVFNLISKFKEQGR, from the coding sequence ATGAGCGAGCTTTTAAACTTAGCCATCAAGGCGGCCATAAGCGCTGGGAGTGAGATAATGAAAATTTACTCATCTAATGGCAAGGCGCTCAAAGTCTGCCTAAAAGATGATAGCTCGCCGCTAACTAGCGCTGATCTAGCGGCAAATGAGGTGATACTAAAAGAGCTAAGTAAAAGCGGGATAAAAATTTGCTCTGAAGAGAGCATCTTGCAAGATAGCGATAAAGATGAGTTTTGGCTAGTTGATCCCCTTGATGGCACGAAAGAATTTCTAGCTAGAAACGGCGAATTTTGCGTTTGCATAGCGCTTATAAAAGAGGCTAGGCCGGTGCTTGGTGTCATTTTTATCCCGGTTAGCAAAGAGCTTTTTTACGCTGATGAAAACGGCGCTTTTAAAGAAATTTTAGGCGCTAATGATGAGGTCGTAGCAAGACACGATCTAAATGAAAAAACTAAAAACTTAAATAACTTTATCTTTTCAAGCAGAAGAGGCGAGATGAAGAGGGCCACGCTTATAAGAGATAGTTTAAATTTAGAGCAAAAATGCATCGGATCTGCCATTAAATTTTGCCGTTTAGCTGAGCTTGGTGGAATATATGTGAGATTTAGCCCTAGCTATCTTTGGGACAACGCTGCAGGCGAGGCGGTAGTGAAATTTAGCGGTGGCAAGGTCTTAAACGCTAGCGACAGATGCGAGCCAAGCTACAAGCTAACGGATCTAAAAAGCCCATTTTACGTAGCTTTTGCCAAAAATGCTTTAGGCTTAGAGGATGAAGTTTTTAATCTTATAAGTAAATTTAAAGAGCAGGGTAGATAA